The Carassius gibelio isolate Cgi1373 ecotype wild population from Czech Republic chromosome B9, carGib1.2-hapl.c, whole genome shotgun sequence genome includes a region encoding these proteins:
- the bmpr2b gene encoding bone morphogenetic protein receptor type-2 isoform X3, translated as MCNVNFTENWVPSPTSTTQEQQPLHRDEAIFIALASVSIAAVLIVALFFGYRMMMGECKQGLHNMDMIEAAPSEPSLDLDSLKLLELIGRGRYGSVYKGSLDERPVAVKVFTYANRQNFVNERSIYRIPLLEHENIAHFIVGDERLTADGRMEYLLVMEYYPHGSLCRYLSLHTMDWVSCCRLAHSVTRGLAYLHTELLRGDLYKPAISHRDLNSRNVLVKNDGTCVISDFGLSMKLTGNRLVRPGEEENAAISEVGTIRYMAPEVLEGAVNLRDCESALKQVDMYAIGLIYWETFMRCTDLFPGEAVPDYQMAFQAEAGNHPSFEDMQVMVSREKQRPKFPEAWKENSLAVRSLKETMEDCWDQDAEARLTAQCAEERMAELLLIWERNKPVSPTINPMSTALQNERNLTHSRRAPKVGSYPDYSSSSYIEDHEGMVKNLPGDVSTSGTSSVGGVGVSGISGSVAVTGEKNRNSINYERQQAQAQARLPSPETSGTSLSTTTTTTGLTPSTIMTTISESGHSEEAGARGSVPVCLQLTEEDLETTKLDPKEVDKNLKESSDENLMEHSQKQFSAPDPLSSGSSSLLYPLIKLAAEVTGGSGTGSQADFGVGGSGMGDTPTAMFPLPKQQNLPKRPTSLPLNTKNSGRESSSSRLKFGKHKSNLKQVETGVAKMNTVVTVEPHLATVTNNGPSVRSGVGVVVVNGYGGGSGTGSSDPFGNTNPAGPQGDGGAPLLQSQLSGEDSRLNINSSPDEHEPLLRREQPAARDLSGRTNSNNNNSNIHTTAMIRTVAPVDTPLETLTCPPGAPDGRDDGVPLRRHKPRRPERPNSLDLSAASQDSSLLDEVVSQEGKAGSAEKIKKRVKTPYSLKRWRPSTWVVSSETLDGEVNNNGHSQQTGTAATGGAHPSSGQSKSSIAVLLVSGGTATAALTSDPPDMTCL; from the exons ATGTGCAACGTCAACTTCACCGAGAACTGGGTGCCTAGCCCCACCAGCACCACCC aAGAGCAGCAGCCTTTACACAGGGATGAGGCCATCTTCATCGCCCTGGCGTCTGTCTCTATTGCAGCGGTCTTGATCGTGGCGCTGTTCTTCGGCTATCGCATGATGATGG GCGAGTGTAAACAGGGTCTGCACAATATGGACATGATAGAGGCCGCACCGTCCGAACCGTCTCTGGATTTAGACAGTTTAAAGCTTCTGGAA TTGATTGGTCGAGGACGCTACGGTTCTGTCTATAAAGGATCGCTGGATGAACGCCCAGTCGCCGTAAAGGTTTTTACCTACGCCAACCGGCAGAACTTTGTGAATGAGCGCTCCATCTACCGAATCCCTCTTCTGGAGCATGAGAACATTGCTCATTTTATCGTTGGCGATGAGCGTCTCACGGCGGATGGGCGGATGGAGTACCTGCTGGTAATGGAGTACTACCCTCAT GGCTCTCTGTGTCGGTACCTGAGTCTGCACACGATGGACTGGGTGAGCTGCTGTCGTCTGGCACATTCGGTGACGAGAGGTCTGGCCTACCTGCACACCGAGCTGCTGAGAGGAG ATTTATATAAACCCGCCATTTCACACCGGGATCTAAACAGCCGTAATGTTCTGGTGAAGAACGATGGCACATGTGTGATCAGTGACTTTGGCCTGTCCATGAAACTGACGGGAAATCGTCTCGTACGGCCCGGTGAAGAAGAGAACGCTGCTATCAGTGAG GTGGGCACAATCCGCTACATGGCGCCAGAAGTGCTGGAGGGAGCGGTGAACCTCAGGGACTGCGAGTCGGCTTTGAAACAGGTGGACATGTACGCCATCGGCCTCATCTACTGGGAGACCTTCATGAGATGCACTGACCTTTTTCCAG GGGAGGCAGTGCCAGATTACCAGATGGCCTTCCAGGCCGAGGCAGGGAACCACCCCTCCTTTGAGGACATGCAGGTGATGGTGTCCAGAGAGAAACAGAGACCCAAGTTCCCCGAAGCTTGGAAGGAGAACAGCTTG GCCGTGCGCTCTCTCAAGGAGACTATGGAGGATTGCTGGGATCAGGACGCAGAGGCTCGTCTGACAGCGCAGTGTGCAGAAGAGCGTATGGCAGAACTGCTGCTGATCTGGGAAAGAAACAAACCCGTCAGCCCCACCATCAATCCCATGAGCACAGCGCTGCAGAACGAGAG GAATCTTACCCACAGTCGCAGGGCTCCCAAAGTGGGCTCTTATCCAGATTACTCTTCATCCTCTTACATTGAGGATCATGAGGGCATGGTGAAGAACCTCCCAGGTGACGTCTCCACGTCTGGCACGTCCTCTGTGGGTGGTGTGGGCGTGAGCGGCATCAGTGGCAGCGTGGCGGTGACAGGAGAGAAGAACAGAAACTCTATCAACTATGAGAGACAGCAGGCACAGGCCCAAGCTCGGCTGCCTAGTCCAGAGACCAGCGGCACGAGTCTGTCCACCACAACTACTACCACAGGCCTCACGCCCAGCACCATCATGACCACCATCTCTGAGTCAGGCCACTCCGAGGAGGCCGGAGCCCGGGGAAGTGTACCAGTGTGCCTTCAGCTCACAGAAGAGGACCTGGAGACCACCAAACTGGACCCCAAGGAGGTGGACAAGAACCTGAAAGAAAGCTCTGATGAGAACCTGATGGAGCATTCGCAGAAGCAGTTCAGCGCTCCTGACCCGCTCAGCTCGGGCAGCTCCAGCCTCTTGTACCCGCTGATCAAACTTGCCGCAGAAGTGACTGGAGGATCAGGAACTGGCAGCCAGGCTGATTTCGGGGTGGGCGGCAGTGGAATGGGCGACACTCCTACAGCCATGTTCCCTCTTCCCAAACAGCAGAATCTCCCCAAGCGGCCCACCAGCTTACCTCTAAACACCAAAAACTCTGGCAGGGAGTCCTCGTCGTCACGGTTGAAGTTCGGCAAGCACAAGTCCAACCTGAAGCAGGTGGAGACGGGCGTAGCCAAGATGAACACTGTAGTGACAGTCGAGCCACACTTGGCCACCGTCACTAACAATGGGCCCAGTGTCCGCAGCGGCGTTGGAGTGGTCGTTGTTAATGGATATGGTGGGGGCAGTGGCACTGGCTCATCTGATCCATTTGGGAACACCAACCCAGCTGGGCCACAAGGTGACGGTGGTGCACCTCTGCTCCAGAGCCAGCTGAGTGGAGAAGACAGCCGCCTCAACATCAACTCCAGTCCCGATGAACACGAGCCCCTGTTGAGGAGAGAGCAGCCAGCAGCACGTGATCTCTCCGGTCGCACCAACTccaataacaacaacagcaacatccACACAACCGCCATGATTCGTACCGTAGCACCTGTAGACACCCCGTTGGAGACATTAACCTGCCCTCCGGGGGCACCAGATGGAAGGGATGATGGGGTTCCTCTGAGACGCCATAAGCCCAGGAGACCCGAGCGGCCAAACTCACTGGACCTGTCAGCAGCTTCCCAGGATTCTTCTCTATTGG ATGAGGTCGTGTCTCAAGAGGGAAAAGCCGGATCGGCCGAAAAGATTAAGAAGCGTGTGAAGACACCTTATTCTTTGAAAAGGTGGCGTCCTTCTACATGGGTCGTCTCTTCAGAAACGCTGGACGGAGAGGTGAATAACAATGGGCACAGCCAGCAGACGGGGACGGCAGCGACTGGAGGTGCTCACCCAAGTTCTGGCCAATCGAAATCCAGCATCGCTGTGTTGCTGGTCAGCGGTGGAACTGCGACCGCCGCTCTAACCTCTGACCCGCCAGATATGACCTGCCTGTGA
- the bmpr2b gene encoding bone morphogenetic protein receptor type-2 isoform X1, translating to MRVRILNRTSVLSLGLCTLLLLSAVAAAQSEERERECAFNDQHQQVDEQSVAADWHITRENNTILCSKSSRCYGLWEKTHDGEIRLVKQGCWTYIGDQQDCHDDRCVVTTTPSQIQNGTYRFCCCSTNMCNVNFTENWVPSPTSTTQEQQPLHRDEAIFIALASVSIAAVLIVALFFGYRMMMGECKQGLHNMDMIEAAPSEPSLDLDSLKLLELIGRGRYGSVYKGSLDERPVAVKVFTYANRQNFVNERSIYRIPLLEHENIAHFIVGDERLTADGRMEYLLVMEYYPHGSLCRYLSLHTMDWVSCCRLAHSVTRGLAYLHTELLRGDLYKPAISHRDLNSRNVLVKNDGTCVISDFGLSMKLTGNRLVRPGEEENAAISEVGTIRYMAPEVLEGAVNLRDCESALKQVDMYAIGLIYWETFMRCTDLFPGEAVPDYQMAFQAEAGNHPSFEDMQVMVSREKQRPKFPEAWKENSLAVRSLKETMEDCWDQDAEARLTAQCAEERMAELLLIWERNKPVSPTINPMSTALQNERNLTHSRRAPKVGSYPDYSSSSYIEDHEGMVKNLPGDVSTSGTSSVGGVGVSGISGSVAVTGEKNRNSINYERQQAQAQARLPSPETSGTSLSTTTTTTGLTPSTIMTTISESGHSEEAGARGSVPVCLQLTEEDLETTKLDPKEVDKNLKESSDENLMEHSQKQFSAPDPLSSGSSSLLYPLIKLAAEVTGGSGTGSQADFGVGGSGMGDTPTAMFPLPKQQNLPKRPTSLPLNTKNSGRESSSSRLKFGKHKSNLKQVETGVAKMNTVVTVEPHLATVTNNGPSVRSGVGVVVVNGYGGGSGTGSSDPFGNTNPAGPQGDGGAPLLQSQLSGEDSRLNINSSPDEHEPLLRREQPAARDLSGRTNSNNNNSNIHTTAMIRTVAPVDTPLETLTCPPGAPDGRDDGVPLRRHKPRRPERPNSLDLSAASQDSSLLDEVVSQEGKAGSAEKIKKRVKTPYSLKRWRPSTWVVSSETLDGEVNNNGHSQQTGTAATGGAHPSSGQSKSSIAVLLVSGGTATAALTSDPPDMTCL from the exons CTGCTCAGAGTGAGGAGAGAGAGCGGGAGTGTGCTTTTAATGACCAGCACCAGCAGGTGGATGAGCAGAGCGTGGCTGCTGACTGGCACATCACCAGAGAAAATAACACCATCCTGTGCAGCAAGAGCAGCCGCTGCTACGGCCTGTGGGAGAAAACACATGACGGAGAGATCCGCCTGGTCAAACAAG GCTGTTGGACTTACATTGGCGACCAGCAGGACTGCCATGACGACCGTTGCGTGGTTACCACCACGCCGTCACAGATCCAGAATGGGACCTACAGATTCTGCTGCTGCAGCACCAACATGTGCAACGTCAACTTCACCGAGAACTGGGTGCCTAGCCCCACCAGCACCACCC aAGAGCAGCAGCCTTTACACAGGGATGAGGCCATCTTCATCGCCCTGGCGTCTGTCTCTATTGCAGCGGTCTTGATCGTGGCGCTGTTCTTCGGCTATCGCATGATGATGG GCGAGTGTAAACAGGGTCTGCACAATATGGACATGATAGAGGCCGCACCGTCCGAACCGTCTCTGGATTTAGACAGTTTAAAGCTTCTGGAA TTGATTGGTCGAGGACGCTACGGTTCTGTCTATAAAGGATCGCTGGATGAACGCCCAGTCGCCGTAAAGGTTTTTACCTACGCCAACCGGCAGAACTTTGTGAATGAGCGCTCCATCTACCGAATCCCTCTTCTGGAGCATGAGAACATTGCTCATTTTATCGTTGGCGATGAGCGTCTCACGGCGGATGGGCGGATGGAGTACCTGCTGGTAATGGAGTACTACCCTCAT GGCTCTCTGTGTCGGTACCTGAGTCTGCACACGATGGACTGGGTGAGCTGCTGTCGTCTGGCACATTCGGTGACGAGAGGTCTGGCCTACCTGCACACCGAGCTGCTGAGAGGAG ATTTATATAAACCCGCCATTTCACACCGGGATCTAAACAGCCGTAATGTTCTGGTGAAGAACGATGGCACATGTGTGATCAGTGACTTTGGCCTGTCCATGAAACTGACGGGAAATCGTCTCGTACGGCCCGGTGAAGAAGAGAACGCTGCTATCAGTGAG GTGGGCACAATCCGCTACATGGCGCCAGAAGTGCTGGAGGGAGCGGTGAACCTCAGGGACTGCGAGTCGGCTTTGAAACAGGTGGACATGTACGCCATCGGCCTCATCTACTGGGAGACCTTCATGAGATGCACTGACCTTTTTCCAG GGGAGGCAGTGCCAGATTACCAGATGGCCTTCCAGGCCGAGGCAGGGAACCACCCCTCCTTTGAGGACATGCAGGTGATGGTGTCCAGAGAGAAACAGAGACCCAAGTTCCCCGAAGCTTGGAAGGAGAACAGCTTG GCCGTGCGCTCTCTCAAGGAGACTATGGAGGATTGCTGGGATCAGGACGCAGAGGCTCGTCTGACAGCGCAGTGTGCAGAAGAGCGTATGGCAGAACTGCTGCTGATCTGGGAAAGAAACAAACCCGTCAGCCCCACCATCAATCCCATGAGCACAGCGCTGCAGAACGAGAG GAATCTTACCCACAGTCGCAGGGCTCCCAAAGTGGGCTCTTATCCAGATTACTCTTCATCCTCTTACATTGAGGATCATGAGGGCATGGTGAAGAACCTCCCAGGTGACGTCTCCACGTCTGGCACGTCCTCTGTGGGTGGTGTGGGCGTGAGCGGCATCAGTGGCAGCGTGGCGGTGACAGGAGAGAAGAACAGAAACTCTATCAACTATGAGAGACAGCAGGCACAGGCCCAAGCTCGGCTGCCTAGTCCAGAGACCAGCGGCACGAGTCTGTCCACCACAACTACTACCACAGGCCTCACGCCCAGCACCATCATGACCACCATCTCTGAGTCAGGCCACTCCGAGGAGGCCGGAGCCCGGGGAAGTGTACCAGTGTGCCTTCAGCTCACAGAAGAGGACCTGGAGACCACCAAACTGGACCCCAAGGAGGTGGACAAGAACCTGAAAGAAAGCTCTGATGAGAACCTGATGGAGCATTCGCAGAAGCAGTTCAGCGCTCCTGACCCGCTCAGCTCGGGCAGCTCCAGCCTCTTGTACCCGCTGATCAAACTTGCCGCAGAAGTGACTGGAGGATCAGGAACTGGCAGCCAGGCTGATTTCGGGGTGGGCGGCAGTGGAATGGGCGACACTCCTACAGCCATGTTCCCTCTTCCCAAACAGCAGAATCTCCCCAAGCGGCCCACCAGCTTACCTCTAAACACCAAAAACTCTGGCAGGGAGTCCTCGTCGTCACGGTTGAAGTTCGGCAAGCACAAGTCCAACCTGAAGCAGGTGGAGACGGGCGTAGCCAAGATGAACACTGTAGTGACAGTCGAGCCACACTTGGCCACCGTCACTAACAATGGGCCCAGTGTCCGCAGCGGCGTTGGAGTGGTCGTTGTTAATGGATATGGTGGGGGCAGTGGCACTGGCTCATCTGATCCATTTGGGAACACCAACCCAGCTGGGCCACAAGGTGACGGTGGTGCACCTCTGCTCCAGAGCCAGCTGAGTGGAGAAGACAGCCGCCTCAACATCAACTCCAGTCCCGATGAACACGAGCCCCTGTTGAGGAGAGAGCAGCCAGCAGCACGTGATCTCTCCGGTCGCACCAACTccaataacaacaacagcaacatccACACAACCGCCATGATTCGTACCGTAGCACCTGTAGACACCCCGTTGGAGACATTAACCTGCCCTCCGGGGGCACCAGATGGAAGGGATGATGGGGTTCCTCTGAGACGCCATAAGCCCAGGAGACCCGAGCGGCCAAACTCACTGGACCTGTCAGCAGCTTCCCAGGATTCTTCTCTATTGG ATGAGGTCGTGTCTCAAGAGGGAAAAGCCGGATCGGCCGAAAAGATTAAGAAGCGTGTGAAGACACCTTATTCTTTGAAAAGGTGGCGTCCTTCTACATGGGTCGTCTCTTCAGAAACGCTGGACGGAGAGGTGAATAACAATGGGCACAGCCAGCAGACGGGGACGGCAGCGACTGGAGGTGCTCACCCAAGTTCTGGCCAATCGAAATCCAGCATCGCTGTGTTGCTGGTCAGCGGTGGAACTGCGACCGCCGCTCTAACCTCTGACCCGCCAGATATGACCTGCCTGTGA
- the bmpr2b gene encoding bone morphogenetic protein receptor type-2 isoform X2 — protein sequence MRVRILNRTSVLSLGLCTLLLLSAVAAAQSEERERECAFNDQHQQVDEQSVAADWHITRENNTILCSKSSRCYGLWEKTHDGEIRLVKQGCWTYIGDQQDCHDDRCVVTTTPSQIQNGTYRFCCCSTNMCNVNFTENWVPSPTSTTQEQQPLHRDEAIFIALASVSIAAVLIVALFFGYRMMMGECKQGLHNMDMIEAAPSEPSLDLDSLKLLELIGRGRYGSVYKGSLDERPVAVKVFTYANRQNFVNERSIYRIPLLEHENIAHFIVGDERLTADGRMEYLLVMEYYPHGSLCRYLSLHTMDWVSCCRLAHSVTRGLAYLHTELLRGDLYKPAISHRDLNSRNVLVKNDGTCVISDFGLSMKLTGNRLVRPGEEENAAISEVGTIRYMAPEVLEGAVNLRDCESALKQVDMYAIGLIYWETFMRCTDLFPGEAVPDYQMAFQAEAGNHPSFEDMQVMVSREKQRPKFPEAWKENSLAVRSLKETMEDCWDQDAEARLTAQCAEERMAELLLIWERNKPVSPTINPMSTALQNERNLTHSRRAPKVGSYPDYSSSSYIEDHEGMVKNLPGDVSTSGTSSVGGVGVSGISGSVAVTGEKNRNSINYERQQAQAQARLPSPETSGTSLSTTTTTTGLTPSTIMTTISESGHSEEAGARGSVPVCLQLTEEDLETTKLDPKEVDKNLKESSDENLMEHSQKQFSAPDPLSSGSSSLLYPLIKLAAEVTGGSGTGSQADFGVGGSGMGDTPTAMFPLPKQQNLPKRPTSLPLNTKNSGRESSSSRLKFGKHKSNLKQVETGVAKMNTVVTVEPHLATVTNNGPSVRSGVGVVVVNGYGGGSGTGSSDPFGNTNPAGPQGDGGAPLLQSQLSGEDSRLNINSSPDEHEPLLRREQPAARDLSGRTNSNNNNSNIHTTAMIRTVAPVDTPLETLTCPPGAPDGRDDGVPLRRHKPRRPERPNSLDLSAASQDSSLLVLDKSTTIGMLVPAELCCDEFGDSLRPSLMNSVPRSWRACQPGCKQ from the exons CTGCTCAGAGTGAGGAGAGAGAGCGGGAGTGTGCTTTTAATGACCAGCACCAGCAGGTGGATGAGCAGAGCGTGGCTGCTGACTGGCACATCACCAGAGAAAATAACACCATCCTGTGCAGCAAGAGCAGCCGCTGCTACGGCCTGTGGGAGAAAACACATGACGGAGAGATCCGCCTGGTCAAACAAG GCTGTTGGACTTACATTGGCGACCAGCAGGACTGCCATGACGACCGTTGCGTGGTTACCACCACGCCGTCACAGATCCAGAATGGGACCTACAGATTCTGCTGCTGCAGCACCAACATGTGCAACGTCAACTTCACCGAGAACTGGGTGCCTAGCCCCACCAGCACCACCC aAGAGCAGCAGCCTTTACACAGGGATGAGGCCATCTTCATCGCCCTGGCGTCTGTCTCTATTGCAGCGGTCTTGATCGTGGCGCTGTTCTTCGGCTATCGCATGATGATGG GCGAGTGTAAACAGGGTCTGCACAATATGGACATGATAGAGGCCGCACCGTCCGAACCGTCTCTGGATTTAGACAGTTTAAAGCTTCTGGAA TTGATTGGTCGAGGACGCTACGGTTCTGTCTATAAAGGATCGCTGGATGAACGCCCAGTCGCCGTAAAGGTTTTTACCTACGCCAACCGGCAGAACTTTGTGAATGAGCGCTCCATCTACCGAATCCCTCTTCTGGAGCATGAGAACATTGCTCATTTTATCGTTGGCGATGAGCGTCTCACGGCGGATGGGCGGATGGAGTACCTGCTGGTAATGGAGTACTACCCTCAT GGCTCTCTGTGTCGGTACCTGAGTCTGCACACGATGGACTGGGTGAGCTGCTGTCGTCTGGCACATTCGGTGACGAGAGGTCTGGCCTACCTGCACACCGAGCTGCTGAGAGGAG ATTTATATAAACCCGCCATTTCACACCGGGATCTAAACAGCCGTAATGTTCTGGTGAAGAACGATGGCACATGTGTGATCAGTGACTTTGGCCTGTCCATGAAACTGACGGGAAATCGTCTCGTACGGCCCGGTGAAGAAGAGAACGCTGCTATCAGTGAG GTGGGCACAATCCGCTACATGGCGCCAGAAGTGCTGGAGGGAGCGGTGAACCTCAGGGACTGCGAGTCGGCTTTGAAACAGGTGGACATGTACGCCATCGGCCTCATCTACTGGGAGACCTTCATGAGATGCACTGACCTTTTTCCAG GGGAGGCAGTGCCAGATTACCAGATGGCCTTCCAGGCCGAGGCAGGGAACCACCCCTCCTTTGAGGACATGCAGGTGATGGTGTCCAGAGAGAAACAGAGACCCAAGTTCCCCGAAGCTTGGAAGGAGAACAGCTTG GCCGTGCGCTCTCTCAAGGAGACTATGGAGGATTGCTGGGATCAGGACGCAGAGGCTCGTCTGACAGCGCAGTGTGCAGAAGAGCGTATGGCAGAACTGCTGCTGATCTGGGAAAGAAACAAACCCGTCAGCCCCACCATCAATCCCATGAGCACAGCGCTGCAGAACGAGAG GAATCTTACCCACAGTCGCAGGGCTCCCAAAGTGGGCTCTTATCCAGATTACTCTTCATCCTCTTACATTGAGGATCATGAGGGCATGGTGAAGAACCTCCCAGGTGACGTCTCCACGTCTGGCACGTCCTCTGTGGGTGGTGTGGGCGTGAGCGGCATCAGTGGCAGCGTGGCGGTGACAGGAGAGAAGAACAGAAACTCTATCAACTATGAGAGACAGCAGGCACAGGCCCAAGCTCGGCTGCCTAGTCCAGAGACCAGCGGCACGAGTCTGTCCACCACAACTACTACCACAGGCCTCACGCCCAGCACCATCATGACCACCATCTCTGAGTCAGGCCACTCCGAGGAGGCCGGAGCCCGGGGAAGTGTACCAGTGTGCCTTCAGCTCACAGAAGAGGACCTGGAGACCACCAAACTGGACCCCAAGGAGGTGGACAAGAACCTGAAAGAAAGCTCTGATGAGAACCTGATGGAGCATTCGCAGAAGCAGTTCAGCGCTCCTGACCCGCTCAGCTCGGGCAGCTCCAGCCTCTTGTACCCGCTGATCAAACTTGCCGCAGAAGTGACTGGAGGATCAGGAACTGGCAGCCAGGCTGATTTCGGGGTGGGCGGCAGTGGAATGGGCGACACTCCTACAGCCATGTTCCCTCTTCCCAAACAGCAGAATCTCCCCAAGCGGCCCACCAGCTTACCTCTAAACACCAAAAACTCTGGCAGGGAGTCCTCGTCGTCACGGTTGAAGTTCGGCAAGCACAAGTCCAACCTGAAGCAGGTGGAGACGGGCGTAGCCAAGATGAACACTGTAGTGACAGTCGAGCCACACTTGGCCACCGTCACTAACAATGGGCCCAGTGTCCGCAGCGGCGTTGGAGTGGTCGTTGTTAATGGATATGGTGGGGGCAGTGGCACTGGCTCATCTGATCCATTTGGGAACACCAACCCAGCTGGGCCACAAGGTGACGGTGGTGCACCTCTGCTCCAGAGCCAGCTGAGTGGAGAAGACAGCCGCCTCAACATCAACTCCAGTCCCGATGAACACGAGCCCCTGTTGAGGAGAGAGCAGCCAGCAGCACGTGATCTCTCCGGTCGCACCAACTccaataacaacaacagcaacatccACACAACCGCCATGATTCGTACCGTAGCACCTGTAGACACCCCGTTGGAGACATTAACCTGCCCTCCGGGGGCACCAGATGGAAGGGATGATGGGGTTCCTCTGAGACGCCATAAGCCCAGGAGACCCGAGCGGCCAAACTCACTGGACCTGTCAGCAGCTTCCCAGGATTCTTCTCTATTGG TCCTAGATAAATCAACCACCATTGGTATGCTTGTACCAGCCGAGCTGTGTTGTGATGAGTTTGGAGACAGTCTCAGACCATCCCTGATGAACAGCGTCCCCAGGAGCTGGCGTGCGTGTCAGCCTGGCTGTAAACAATAA